From Woronichinia naegeliana WA131, the proteins below share one genomic window:
- a CDS encoding DUF475 domain-containing protein codes for MLDQILDSSLALSLKTPLVLIILIVLEAVLSADNAIALAAIAQGLKSKQQQQYALNVGLVVAYGFRVLLILTATWVVKYWQFELLGALYLLWLVLNYFFSAQDQNSQHHSIEFASFWQAIPIIAITDLAFSLDSVTTAIAVADDLWLILVGGAIGVITLRFLAELFIRWLDEFTHLKDAGFVTVGLVGLRLLLRVINPEIVPPEWMMILAIAGLFIWGFSQRNDINPTKEEESPSTPSS; via the coding sequence ATGTTAGACCAGATTCTCGATTCATCTTTGGCCCTTAGTCTTAAAACCCCGTTGGTATTGATCATTCTGATTGTCCTAGAAGCGGTGTTGTCGGCGGATAATGCCATTGCTTTAGCGGCGATCGCCCAGGGTTTAAAAAGTAAACAGCAACAGCAATACGCGCTTAATGTCGGGTTAGTGGTTGCCTATGGTTTTCGAGTGTTATTAATTTTGACGGCGACCTGGGTGGTGAAATATTGGCAATTTGAACTTCTAGGTGCTTTATATTTGCTCTGGCTAGTCCTTAACTATTTCTTTTCTGCCCAGGATCAAAATAGTCAGCATCACAGTATCGAGTTTGCCTCTTTTTGGCAAGCCATTCCCATTATTGCCATCACCGATCTCGCTTTTTCTTTAGATAGTGTGACAACAGCGATCGCGGTGGCCGATGACCTTTGGTTAATTTTAGTAGGTGGGGCGATCGGAGTCATTACCCTACGGTTTTTAGCAGAACTCTTTATCCGATGGCTTGATGAATTTACCCACCTCAAAGATGCTGGTTTTGTCACCGTCGGCTTGGTGGGTTTACGGCTATTGTTGAGAGTGATCAATCCAGAGATAGTTCCTCCCGAATGGATGATGATTCTAGCTATTGCCGGATTATTTATTTGGGGTTTTTCCCAACGCAACGATATCAATCCGACAAAAGAAGAAGAAAGTCCCTCAACCCCTTCTTCCTAA
- a CDS encoding chromophore lyase CpcT/CpeT, with protein MTHSTDIHTLARWMSADFSNQAQAFENPPFYAHIRVAIRPLPLSQFPEPMLFLEQAYDFLLNQPYRLRVLKLNIVNDQIELENYKVKPEENFYGAARNLDKLKTLTLANLEKMEGCDMTVSWTGKSFKGIVKPGKNCLVVRDGKQTYLDNSFEVDSEKLMSLDRGYDPVTDELVWGSVAGAFHFVRWQNFADEVQF; from the coding sequence ATGACTCACTCAACCGATATTCATACCCTCGCTCGTTGGATGTCTGCCGACTTTAGCAACCAAGCCCAAGCCTTTGAAAATCCGCCTTTTTACGCTCATATTCGGGTTGCCATCCGTCCCCTGCCCCTGTCCCAGTTTCCCGAACCGATGTTATTTCTAGAACAGGCCTATGATTTTCTCCTTAATCAACCTTACCGTTTACGAGTTTTAAAACTAAATATTGTCAATGATCAAATTGAACTGGAAAATTATAAAGTTAAACCAGAAGAAAATTTTTATGGAGCCGCTCGCAATTTAGACAAATTAAAAACCCTCACACTGGCTAATTTAGAGAAAATGGAGGGTTGTGATATGACGGTTAGTTGGACAGGAAAAAGTTTTAAAGGCATTGTTAAACCAGGGAAAAACTGTCTGGTAGTACGAGATGGCAAGCAAACCTATCTTGACAATAGTTTTGAAGTCGATAGTGAAAAATTAATGAGTTTAGATCGGGGTTATGATCCCGTCACCGATGAGTTAGTCTGGGGATCGGTGGCCGGAGCTTTTCATTTTGTGCGCTGGCAAAATTTTGCTGATGAAGTTCAGTTTTAA
- a CDS encoding serine/threonine protein phosphatase, producing the protein MTFSPSFSLNQPVPLLSPRRIIIGDVHGHYDTLLRLCEAFSPGQGDAVYFIGDLIDRGPNSAEVVDFVIKNKYHCLLGNHEQMLLDAIGGGEGEISPQLLQSWLYSGGHPTLVSYQHQIPQEHVDWMKQLPLYLDLGDIWLVHAGLDPRLPLDQQSAEQFCWIRDRFHCHPVPYFVDKLIITGHTITFTFPGVEPGQLACGAGWLDIDTGAYHPQSGWLTALDITNRWVYQVHASTNCVRTLPLDEAVTFMEPSNLLSKRGKSKRKGWFG; encoded by the coding sequence TTGACTTTTTCTCCTTCTTTTTCTCTCAACCAGCCGGTTCCACTCCTTTCGCCACGCCGCATTATCATCGGCGATGTTCACGGCCACTACGATACGCTTTTACGACTCTGTGAGGCTTTCTCTCCTGGGCAAGGGGATGCTGTGTATTTTATTGGGGATTTAATTGATCGGGGTCCCAATAGTGCCGAGGTGGTTGATTTCGTAATCAAGAATAAATATCATTGTCTGCTGGGCAACCATGAGCAAATGTTACTGGATGCGATCGGAGGAGGAGAAGGGGAGATCTCACCCCAACTATTGCAATCCTGGTTATATAGTGGCGGCCATCCAACCCTTGTTAGCTATCAACATCAAATTCCCCAGGAACACGTTGATTGGATGAAACAGTTACCCCTTTATTTGGACTTAGGCGATATTTGGTTAGTTCATGCTGGTCTCGATCCTCGATTACCCTTAGATCAGCAAAGTGCCGAACAGTTTTGTTGGATTCGCGATCGCTTCCATTGTCATCCTGTGCCCTATTTTGTTGATAAATTAATTATTACGGGTCACACTATTACCTTTACCTTTCCAGGGGTAGAGCCAGGCCAATTGGCCTGTGGTGCTGGTTGGCTAGACATTGATACAGGGGCCTACCATCCCCAGAGTGGTTGGTTAACCGCTTTAGATATCACCAACCGTTGGGTCTATCAAGTTCATGCTAGTACCAATTGTGTCCGTACTCTACCATTAGATGAAGCGGTTACTTTTATGGAACCAAGCAATTTACTGAGCAAACGAGGAAAAAGTAAACGGAAAGGTTGGTTTGGGTAA
- a CDS encoding LL-diaminopimelate aminotransferase translates to MVKINDHYLKLKAGYLFPEIARRVNTFAEAHPDAQIIRLGIGDVTEPLPQACRDAMIQAVQEMGDRDKFKGYGPEQGYGWLREKIAQQDFQARGCDLDASEIFISDGSKCDTGNILDIFGKDNIIAVTDPVYPVYVDTNVMAGHTGEANEQGEYEGLIYLPVTAENNFTATLPTQKVDLIYLCFPNNPTGATATKAHLQDWVNYAKANGSIIFFDAAYEAFITDPSLPHSIYEIEGAKDCAIEFRSFSKNAGFTGTRCALTVVPKTLTAKAADGSTVELWKLWNRRQSTKFNGVSYIVQRGAEAVYSPQGQAEVQALVSFYLENAQIIREQLTSAGLAVYGGINAPYVWVKTPQGLSSWQFFDQLLETVNVVGTPGSGFGAAGEGYFRISAFNSRANVEEAMQRITGKFKV, encoded by the coding sequence ATGGTAAAAATCAACGATCATTACCTCAAGCTCAAAGCGGGCTATCTTTTTCCAGAAATTGCTCGTCGGGTTAATACCTTTGCCGAAGCGCACCCGGATGCTCAAATTATTCGTCTTGGCATTGGCGATGTCACCGAACCGTTACCCCAAGCCTGTCGTGATGCCATGATTCAAGCCGTTCAGGAGATGGGCGATCGCGACAAGTTTAAAGGATACGGGCCAGAACAGGGCTATGGTTGGCTAAGGGAAAAAATCGCCCAGCAAGATTTTCAGGCTAGAGGTTGTGATCTGGATGCCTCAGAAATTTTTATCTCCGATGGCTCCAAGTGTGACACCGGCAATATTCTCGACATTTTTGGCAAAGACAATATCATTGCGGTTACGGATCCGGTCTATCCGGTCTATGTCGATACCAATGTTATGGCCGGCCATACGGGTGAAGCCAATGAACAGGGCGAGTATGAAGGTCTAATCTATTTGCCTGTCACCGCCGAAAATAACTTCACTGCCACCCTTCCTACTCAAAAAGTTGATCTGATCTATCTTTGTTTTCCCAATAATCCCACTGGGGCAACGGCAACCAAGGCTCATCTACAGGATTGGGTCAACTATGCCAAAGCGAATGGCTCAATTATCTTTTTTGATGCGGCCTATGAAGCCTTTATTACCGATCCCAGCCTGCCCCACTCTATCTATGAAATTGAAGGGGCTAAAGACTGTGCGATCGAATTTCGCTCTTTTTCTAAAAATGCTGGTTTTACGGGAACCCGTTGTGCCTTAACCGTTGTCCCCAAAACTTTAACCGCTAAAGCGGCGGATGGTTCTACGGTAGAACTCTGGAAACTCTGGAATCGTCGTCAATCGACCAAATTTAATGGCGTTTCCTATATTGTGCAACGGGGAGCCGAGGCCGTTTATTCACCCCAGGGTCAAGCCGAAGTTCAGGCTTTAGTGAGTTTTTATTTGGAAAATGCTCAAATTATTCGAGAACAGCTTACCTCGGCGGGTCTAGCAGTTTATGGTGGTATTAACGCCCCCTATGTTTGGGTAAAAACGCCCCAGGGACTATCCAGTTGGCAATTCTTCGATCAATTACTGGAGACAGTCAACGTGGTCGGAACACCCGGATCGGGATTTGGGGCTGCGGGAGAGGGCTATTTCCGTATTTCGGCCTTTAATAGTCGGGCTAATGTGGAAGAAGCCATGCAACGGATTACTGGCAAATTCAAGGTCTAA
- a CDS encoding DEAD/DEAH box helicase has protein sequence MATLHGSWLVKGDRHYWFLWAEAWREEKETSSPEIAIPIHPFNLDLDELKDCLQTSQLWFPQEFASLASREILKLPSYTSKKLTLPLLAGQKIDDLKPSGLGWQAWQVQGLALKAEEAVPFFQSLPLGIEAYLLGSDLQFFAHLYRWTLDLLVRQKFVPSLEEDEFGHYGQWYPLLDSTQDQTRLAKLTQLLPPVCLAYQGTLLDDWEPSHRASGLILSYLQNLMQAQIRHFSPNLPFTKDSLGQLWLQSLTNKTFVLKSEPYAVQKLATAIRNWQFPIQAFIGDYRNQSLSNQSLQVSLVLEPPTSAASEGGKALWQLNYRLQALDDPDWYIAADTIWQTNQERYVWNERVLEQPQEILLKGLGLASRLYAPIAESLEKPRPIGCPLDAIQVFEFIKASAWQLQDQGLGVVVPPSLTGGVAEKRLGLKIQGQLTPQKGERLTLKSLLQYQLKLVIGDQEISQKDFQALLDQRSPLVEMNGQWITLQPADVRAAQAILNQSQAPLNLSVEDALRISMGDSQTIAKLPVVKFEASGVLQELITNLNDNQGIKAIHNPPNFQGELRPYQAKGVGWLAFLEKWGLGSCLADDMGLGKTPQLLAFLLNLKAEAMLTKPVLIVCPTSVINNWSHEIKKFAPSLAFHIHHGDKRSKGSDFAKTIEQKQIILTSYSLLFRDIKSLGNIVWQGVVLDEAQNIKNPQSKQSQAVRKLQAGFRIALTGTPVENRLAELWAILDFLNPDFLGTQAFFQRRFATPIEKFGDRQSLQILRSLVRPFILRRLKTDRTIIQDLPEKQEMTVFCGLSSEQANLYQQLVEKSLQDIEESTGIQRRGLILSLLVKLKQICNHPAQFLKESTLTSAQVSGKLLRLEEMLEEVITEGDRALIFTQFAEWGKLLQPYLKAKFKQEVLFLYGATPRLSRQAMIDRFQNDPDAPSIFILSLKAGGTGLNLTRANHVFHCDRWWNPAVENQATDRAFRIGQKRNVQVHKFVCTGTLEERIDEMITSKKQLAEQTVDAGENWLTELDTDQLRNLLLLDRNAIIDES, from the coding sequence ATGGCAACATTACACGGTAGTTGGTTGGTTAAAGGCGATCGCCATTATTGGTTTCTCTGGGCAGAAGCTTGGCGTGAGGAAAAAGAAACTTCATCCCCTGAGATCGCCATTCCCATCCATCCCTTTAACCTAGATTTAGATGAACTGAAAGATTGTCTTCAGACTAGTCAACTATGGTTTCCCCAGGAGTTTGCCAGTCTCGCTAGTCGAGAAATATTAAAACTACCCAGTTATACAAGCAAGAAACTAACCTTGCCTCTATTAGCTGGCCAGAAAATTGACGATTTAAAACCGAGTGGTTTAGGTTGGCAGGCTTGGCAAGTTCAGGGATTGGCCCTCAAAGCCGAGGAAGCCGTACCGTTTTTCCAGTCGTTACCTTTGGGAATAGAAGCCTACCTATTAGGCAGTGACCTACAGTTTTTTGCCCATCTCTATCGCTGGACTTTAGATCTACTGGTTAGACAAAAGTTTGTACCGAGTCTAGAAGAGGATGAATTCGGTCATTATGGCCAGTGGTATCCCTTGCTAGATAGTACTCAAGATCAAACCCGTCTGGCTAAATTAACTCAACTTTTGCCCCCTGTTTGTTTAGCCTATCAAGGAACGCTGTTAGATGACTGGGAACCATCCCATCGCGCCTCTGGCCTGATTCTCAGTTACCTACAAAACTTGATGCAGGCTCAAATCCGACATTTTAGTCCCAATTTGCCTTTTACCAAGGATTCTCTTGGCCAACTTTGGCTACAATCTTTAACCAACAAGACTTTTGTTCTTAAATCAGAACCCTATGCTGTCCAAAAATTAGCAACGGCCATTCGCAATTGGCAATTTCCTATTCAGGCTTTTATCGGTGATTATCGTAATCAGAGTTTAAGTAATCAGTCTTTACAGGTTTCCCTCGTCCTGGAACCTCCCACTTCAGCAGCAAGCGAGGGGGGCAAGGCTCTTTGGCAGTTAAATTATCGTTTGCAAGCTTTAGATGATCCCGATTGGTATATAGCGGCGGACACCATTTGGCAAACCAATCAGGAACGTTACGTCTGGAATGAGCGTGTGCTTGAACAACCCCAGGAAATTTTATTGAAAGGTTTGGGGTTAGCTTCTCGTCTTTATGCACCGATCGCTGAGAGTTTGGAAAAGCCCCGTCCGATCGGTTGTCCACTGGATGCCATCCAGGTGTTTGAATTTATCAAAGCTTCGGCTTGGCAACTGCAAGATCAGGGTTTAGGGGTGGTTGTGCCTCCGAGCTTGACAGGAGGAGTGGCCGAGAAACGTTTAGGCTTAAAAATTCAAGGGCAATTGACTCCCCAAAAAGGTGAACGGCTTACCCTTAAATCCCTGTTGCAATATCAACTGAAATTGGTGATTGGGGATCAGGAAATTTCTCAAAAGGATTTTCAAGCTTTATTAGATCAGCGATCGCCGTTAGTGGAAATGAATGGTCAGTGGATTACCTTACAACCGGCCGATGTGCGGGCCGCTCAAGCCATTTTAAATCAATCCCAAGCTCCCTTAAACCTCTCAGTGGAGGATGCTCTCCGCATTAGTATGGGAGATAGTCAAACCATTGCCAAATTACCCGTTGTCAAATTTGAAGCTTCAGGAGTTTTACAGGAATTAATTACCAATCTTAATGATAACCAGGGCATTAAAGCGATTCATAATCCGCCTAATTTCCAAGGAGAGTTAAGACCCTATCAAGCCAAAGGTGTGGGTTGGTTAGCTTTTTTAGAAAAATGGGGTTTGGGTTCCTGTTTAGCGGATGATATGGGTTTGGGAAAAACGCCTCAACTCTTGGCTTTTTTGCTCAATTTAAAGGCAGAGGCCATGTTAACTAAGCCTGTTTTAATTGTTTGCCCTACTTCGGTGATCAATAATTGGAGCCACGAAATCAAAAAGTTTGCCCCTAGTTTGGCGTTCCATATTCATCATGGCGATAAACGCAGTAAAGGCAGTGATTTTGCTAAAACTATTGAGCAGAAGCAAATTATTTTAACCAGTTATTCCCTGTTATTTAGAGATATTAAGAGTCTGGGTAATATTGTCTGGCAAGGGGTGGTTTTAGACGAAGCGCAAAATATTAAAAATCCCCAGTCCAAACAATCCCAAGCAGTCCGCAAACTTCAAGCTGGCTTTCGCATTGCTTTAACGGGAACACCCGTGGAAAACCGTTTGGCAGAACTCTGGGCGATTCTGGATTTTCTCAATCCTGATTTTCTGGGAACTCAAGCTTTTTTCCAACGCCGTTTTGCCACTCCCATTGAGAAATTTGGCGATCGCCAATCGTTGCAAATTTTACGATCATTGGTGCGCCCCTTTATCCTGCGTCGTTTAAAGACGGATAGAACCATCATTCAAGATCTACCCGAAAAACAGGAAATGACCGTTTTTTGTGGTCTCTCTTCCGAGCAGGCAAATTTATATCAGCAGCTTGTGGAAAAATCCTTACAGGATATTGAGGAATCAACGGGAATTCAGCGACGGGGGTTAATTTTAAGTTTATTAGTCAAACTTAAGCAAATTTGTAATCATCCTGCCCAATTTCTCAAAGAATCTACTTTAACCTCGGCTCAGGTTTCCGGTAAATTGCTCCGTTTAGAAGAAATGTTAGAAGAGGTGATTACCGAAGGCGATCGCGCTTTGATTTTTACGCAATTTGCAGAATGGGGCAAACTTTTACAACCCTATCTCAAGGCAAAATTTAAGCAAGAAGTTCTCTTTTTATATGGAGCTACTCCCCGTCTGAGTCGGCAAGCGATGATTGATCGGTTTCAAAATGATCCCGATGCACCGTCCATTTTTATTCTTTCCTTAAAAGCGGGGGGAACCGGACTCAATTTAACCAGAGCCAACCATGTTTTTCACTGTGATCGCTGGTGGAATCCGGCGGTTGAAAATCAAGCAACGGATCGGGCTTTTCGGATTGGGCAAAAGCGCAATGTACAGGTACATAAATTTGTCTGTACAGGAACCTTAGAAGAACGAATTGACGAAATGATCACCAGCAAAAAGCAATTAGCCGAGCAAACCGTCGATGCGGGGGAAAATTGGCTGACGGAATTAGATACGGATCAACTCCGTAACTTATTACTCCTAGATCGCAATGCCATTATCGATGAGAGTTAA
- a CDS encoding PHP domain-containing protein, with the protein MGFTTMVASLLTQPIEQTTLELREVWSTLTSTSCPYDYNFHLHTIYSDGKLTPEALIEQAVTLGLKGLAITDHHSVGGYYLAQQWLADFQSRHHQTAIPRLWTGIEITADLANTEVHILGYGFNPTHPALIPYLQGNRPTNGHESAALVIQLLHEAGGLVVLAHPARYRQPASRLIPLAVQLGIDGLETFYAYGNPKPWQSSLPQESEIKDFSDLYGLFQTCGTDSHGESILYRL; encoded by the coding sequence ATGGGATTCACGACAATGGTTGCTTCTCTACTTACTCAGCCAATAGAGCAAACAACGCTTGAGCTGCGGGAAGTCTGGTCAACTCTTACCTCCACTAGTTGCCCTTATGACTACAATTTTCATCTCCATACCATTTATTCCGATGGTAAGCTGACCCCTGAAGCTCTGATTGAGCAGGCAGTTACTTTAGGTTTGAAGGGTTTGGCTATTACGGATCACCATTCTGTGGGTGGTTATTACCTTGCTCAACAGTGGTTAGCAGATTTTCAATCCCGTCATCACCAGACTGCCATACCAAGGCTCTGGACAGGCATCGAAATTACGGCTGATTTAGCCAACACGGAAGTTCATATTCTCGGCTATGGCTTTAATCCAACTCATCCGGCCCTAATTCCCTATCTTCAGGGAAATCGACCCACCAATGGTCATGAATCGGCGGCTTTAGTGATCCAATTGCTTCATGAAGCGGGAGGATTAGTGGTGCTTGCTCATCCGGCTCGTTACCGCCAACCCGCCAGTCGTCTGATTCCCCTAGCAGTGCAATTGGGGATTGATGGGTTAGAAACGTTTTATGCCTACGGTAATCCGAAGCCTTGGCAAAGTAGTCTGCCCCAGGAATCGGAGATTAAGGATTTTAGTGATCTCTATGGCTTATTCCAAACCTGTGGTACTGATAGTCATGGAGAAAGTATTCTTTATCGTCTGTGA
- a CDS encoding universal stress protein has product MIAERRGRHKIFIGMAPGVGKTYKMLEEGKRLKRQGIDVVIGLLETHNRQDTINQSKGLELIPRQMISQKESQLWEMDTEAIINRFPKLVLVDELAHTNVPGSLRQKRYQDVEAILQQGIDVYSTVNIQHLESLNDLVARITGVVVRERIPDRLLEEADEVILVDVTAETLEERLRDGKIYAPEKIQQSLENFFQRRNLIALRELALREVANTVEEEGEESSFIGQTCPIQERVLVCISTYPNSLRLLRRGARLANYMNAPLFVLFVEDPDRFLNKMETLHLETCEQLCREFSGHFIRVMSPRVPEVIAEIAEEHKITQIVIGESRQSRWKRWLKGSFTQKVIRLIWQKQIDLHIIATEK; this is encoded by the coding sequence ATGATAGCAGAACGACGAGGCCGACATAAAATCTTCATTGGCATGGCTCCTGGTGTTGGCAAAACCTACAAAATGTTGGAGGAGGGAAAACGGTTAAAAAGACAAGGAATTGATGTGGTCATTGGGCTATTAGAAACCCATAATCGTCAAGACACAATCAATCAGTCAAAGGGATTAGAACTCATTCCTCGACAAATGATTTCTCAGAAAGAATCACAACTCTGGGAAATGGATACGGAAGCTATTATTAATCGTTTTCCAAAACTGGTGTTGGTTGATGAGTTGGCTCATACGAATGTGCCTGGCTCTTTGCGACAAAAACGTTATCAAGATGTAGAAGCGATTCTCCAGCAAGGTATTGATGTCTATTCCACTGTTAATATTCAACATTTAGAAAGTTTAAATGATTTAGTGGCGAGGATTACAGGGGTTGTGGTTCGAGAACGTATTCCCGATCGCCTTCTCGAAGAAGCGGATGAAGTGATTCTCGTTGATGTTACGGCTGAAACCCTTGAAGAAAGATTACGAGATGGTAAAATTTATGCACCCGAAAAAATTCAACAATCCCTAGAAAATTTCTTTCAACGCCGCAATCTAATTGCCCTCAGAGAACTGGCGTTAAGAGAAGTGGCTAACACCGTAGAAGAAGAAGGGGAAGAGTCCTCCTTTATCGGCCAAACCTGTCCTATTCAAGAGCGAGTTTTAGTCTGTATTTCAACCTATCCCAATTCTCTGCGACTCTTGCGTCGAGGTGCAAGATTGGCAAATTACATGAATGCCCCTTTATTTGTTCTATTCGTAGAAGATCCAGATCGTTTTTTAAATAAAATGGAAACGCTCCATTTAGAAACCTGTGAGCAACTTTGTCGAGAATTTAGTGGTCATTTTATTCGAGTGATGAGTCCCAGGGTTCCTGAAGTCATTGCCGAGATAGCTGAAGAACATAAAATTACGCAAATTGTGATTGGAGAAAGTCGTCAATCTCGTTGGAAGAGATGGCTTAAAGGATCATTTACCCAAAAAGTTATTCGTTTAATTTGGCAAAAACAAATTGATTTACATATTATTGCTACTGAAAAATAA
- the kdpC gene encoding K(+)-transporting ATPase subunit C, with amino-acid sequence MSQVREVSKAIRATILLWVITAVFYPLLIWITGQLIFPFQANGSILKNTEGKAIASALIGQPFNSDRYFWSRPSVVDYSTGKAAGITGISGASNLAPSNADLTKLIQSRIQTLKQANIEPTADLVYSSGSGLDPHITVQAAKNQINRIAKVRQLDTNQVELLINQAIEDRFLGIFGEPGVNVVKLNLALDQIN; translated from the coding sequence ATGAGTCAAGTACGAGAAGTTTCCAAAGCTATTCGAGCTACCATTTTATTATGGGTCATTACAGCCGTTTTTTATCCATTGCTCATCTGGATTACAGGTCAACTCATTTTTCCCTTTCAAGCGAACGGCAGCATTCTTAAAAACACGGAAGGAAAAGCGATCGCCTCGGCCTTAATCGGTCAACCCTTTAACAGCGATCGCTACTTTTGGAGTCGTCCCAGCGTAGTAGATTACAGTACCGGCAAAGCGGCTGGAATTACAGGTATTTCAGGAGCCAGTAATTTAGCACCCAGTAACGCAGATTTAACCAAGCTGATTCAAAGTCGTATTCAAACCTTGAAACAAGCGAACATTGAACCCACTGCCGATTTAGTTTATAGCTCTGGCTCTGGTTTAGATCCCCATATCACGGTGCAAGCTGCCAAAAATCAAATTAATCGGATCGCTAAAGTTCGTCAATTAGACACTAATCAGGTCGAATTATTGATTAATCAAGCCATAGAAGATCGTTTTTTAGGAATTTTTGGAGAGCCAGGCGTTAATGTTGTAAAACTCAATTTAGCACTTGATCAAATCAATTAA
- the kdpF gene encoding K(+)-transporting ATPase subunit F, giving the protein MKTTFSQPTTKLLFKKIPLYFLGILGINLIISPLVQASTGGILSRGQSYALGLLGLVTLSLFVYLFVVIFQPEKF; this is encoded by the coding sequence ATGAAAACGACTTTTTCTCAACCAACCACTAAGTTACTTTTTAAAAAGATTCCTCTCTATTTTTTAGGGATTCTGGGAATTAACTTAATCATTTCTCCCTTAGTTCAAGCTTCAACTGGGGGAATATTATCACGCGGTCAATCCTATGCCTTGGGATTATTGGGCTTAGTAACCCTGAGTTTATTTGTTTACCTTTTCGTGGTTATTTTTCAGCCGGAGAAATTTTAA